In the Suncus etruscus isolate mSunEtr1 chromosome 20, mSunEtr1.pri.cur, whole genome shotgun sequence genome, one interval contains:
- the TMPPE gene encoding transmembrane protein with metallophosphoesterase domain, giving the protein MAIFRQLSLGVKAALAASTVFVSMIISRSYLAESLELRAWRWLFRLQLALFTNSLMLIGSLYIWRGTVGNLSHTPAAESLYFQLWKMAVVAFLVLAHSSFFTSLFLVAEEPYLFSLVAYSCLGAYIIMVFFLCTLSGMEQAYQLLAWRSTKVMGSLDKSRKLILRPALAVAVTAILSVAGLLNAAQPPAVKTVALPVHQLPPSMDHLKIVLLSDIHLGPTVGRTKMEMFVRMVNGLQPDVTVIVGDLCDSEASILQTAVTPLSRLRSRLGTYFVTGNHEYYTSDVSNWFALLESLKVQPLHNENVKISASRAQRGSDGDGGIGSEDRDWICLAGVDDIEADLLRYSGHGMDLEKALAGCSADHTTILLAHQPLAAKRALQARPDINLILSGHTHAGQIFPLNVAAYLLNPFFAGLYQVAQTTFVYVSPGTAYYGIPMRLGSRAEITELILQRAA; this is encoded by the coding sequence ATGGCCATCTTCAGGCAGCTGTCCCTGGGTGTGAAGGCCGCCCTGGCAGCCAGCACTGTCTTCGTTTCCATGATCATCTCCCGCTCCTATCTCGCAGAGAGTCTCGAACTCAGGGCCTGGCGTTGGCTGTTCCGCCTGCAGCTGGCCCTGTTCACCAACTCGCTCATGCTCATTGGCTCTCTGTACATCTGGCGGGGCACAGTGGGCAACCTCAGCCATACCCCAGCTGCAGAGTCCTTGTACTTTCAACTTTGGAAGATGGCTGTCGTGGCCTTTCTGGTTCTGGCCCATTCCAGTTTCTTCACCTCGCTCTTTCTGGTGGCTGAGGAGCCCTATCTCTTTTCCTTGGTAGCCTATTCGTGTCTTGGGGCATACATCATCATGGTCTTCTTCCTCTGTACCCTCAGTGGCATGGAGCAGGCCTACCAGCTCCTGGCTTGGCGCAGCACTAAGGTCATGGGCAGCCTGGACAAGAGCAGGAAACTGATCCTCAGGCCAGCCCTGGCAGTGGCGGTGACCGCCATACTGAGCGTGGCTGGGCTTTTGAATGCGGCCCAGCCCCCTGCTGTGAAGACGGTGGCATTACCTGTTCACCAGTTGCCCCCCTCAATGGACCACCTCAAGATCGTGCTCCTCTCCGACATTCACTTGGGCCCCACGGTGGGCAGGACCAAGATGGAGATGTTTGTGAGGATGGTGAATGGGCTGCAACCGGATGTCACGGTGATTGTGGGAGATCTCTGCGATTCAGAAGCCTCCATCCTCCAGACTGCGGTCACTCCTTTGAGCCGGCTTCGTTCCCGCCTGGGCACCTACTTTGTCACGGGCAATCACGAGTACTACACATCAGATGTCAGTAACTGGTTTGCACTGCTGGAATCCCTAAAGGTCCAGCCCCTCCACAACGAAAACGTGAAGATTTCTGCCAGCCGGGCCCAACGTGgcagtgatggtgatggtggcaTTGGCAGTGAGGATCGCGACTGGATCTGCTTGGCAGGGGTGGACGACATCGAAGCGGACCTCCTGCGCTACTCTGGCCATGGCATGGATCTGGAGAAGGCCCTGGCTGGCTGCAGTGCCGACCACACGACTATCCTGCTGGCCCACCAGCCTCTGGCTGCCAAGAGAGCGCTCCAGGCTCGGCCTGATATCAACCTGATTCTCTCTGGGCACACGCATGCTGGGCAGATCTTCCCCTTGAATGTGGCAGCTTATCTCCTGAACCCCTTTTTTGCTGGACTCTATCAAGTGGCACAGACCACCTTTGTCTATGTCAGCCCAGGCACGGCCTATTATGGGATCCCCATGAGACTGGGGAGCAGGGCGGAGATCACAGAGCTGATCTTGCAGCGGGCGGCCTGA